From a region of the Triticum aestivum cultivar Chinese Spring chromosome 7D, IWGSC CS RefSeq v2.1, whole genome shotgun sequence genome:
- the LOC123166694 gene encoding uncharacterized protein codes for MAAEQRSEKKNPPPEKKAPLPKVVTLSKALKLAQTWVDKMSALEPDELNDKDFEGRPSGLGLGARVAPNAKRAAPTDPVERRLLGKVNAQKRKSAEEEKINTQEVDEASDDDSGEPQGRTSACSKKRELPSVTSMPLGKKTK; via the exons ATGGCAGCGGAGCAGCGGTCGGAGAAGAAGAATccgccgccggagaagaaggccccgCTCCCGAAGGTGGTTACGCTCAGTAAGGCCCTCAAGTTG GCCCAGACATGGGTGGACAAAATGAGTGCGCTGGAGCCGGATGAGCTGAATGATAAGGATTTTGAGGGTCGCCCGTCAGG GCTTGGCCTTGGTGCTAGAGTGGCGCCAAACGCGAAGCGGGCAGCTCCCACCGATCCAGTGGAGAGGAGGCTGCTCGGGAAGGTGAATGCGCAGAAGAGGAAGTCAGCGGAGGAGGAGAAAATAAACACTCAGGAGGTGGATGAGGCGAGCGATGATGATAGCGGTGAGCCTCAAGGTAGAACCAGTGCCTGTAGCAAGAAGAGGGAATTGCCTTCAGTTACTTCAATGCCATTAGGGAAGAAGACCAAGTGA
- the LOC123169992 gene encoding uncharacterized protein At3g49055, with product MDHQTKFAVQKIVVSLHSADEILENILDRASEEKAEIISCRSNLDPKDGLEFLGLEAHNIHDLAKEVEIRLSECREKERKERCRMESMISSLKKENQDIRSMLEVAVTEKEVVENSLRVLKGDGDQRRSSILQIAEKGLQKVGFGFIMEVISGESEGDDMSGSSASAASNGRESKQEVDSLASMVSKTLKNLHHDINDLRQALDESRSGCDHLQLLAAQQAQKIIKHESHIQDLREREILLLQSVEELNVGVKEVEQEAARWKEACALEVEAGKAAIKELNQEVTLLREELRRVKADLDAANSKIQLKEKLAASAMAAQAAADACLKLADSRSAGLQQRIEELTRQIEQEDTHARKGRDSARRRIRYACWPWQRLRVISASSRARTWFVDQNGRLLPRTEAPLQMRI from the exons ATGGATCACCAAACCAAGTTTGCCGTGCAGAAGATTGTTGTGTCGCTCCACTCGGCGGATGAGATCTTGGAGAATATCCTGGACAGAGCTTCTGAAGAGAAAGCAGAAATCATCTCTTGCCGATCGAATCTTGATCCCAAGGATGGGCTGGAATTCCTGGGATTGGAGGCTCATAACATCCATgatctggccaaggaggtggagatCAGGCTCTCGGAGTGcagggagaaggaaaggaaggagaGATGCAGGATGGAgagtatgatatcaagcttaaagAAGGAGAACCAGGATATTAGGAGCATGTTGGAAGTTGCTGTAACTGAGAAGGAGGTGGTGGAGAATAGCCTTCGTGTGTTGAAGGGCGATGGCGATCAGAGAAGAAGTTCGATCCTGCAGATTGCTGAGAAGGGGTTGCAGAAGGTTGGCtttggcttcatcatggaggtgatAAGTGGAGAATCAGAAGGAGATGACATGAGTGGCTCCAGTGCCAGTGCAGCATCTAATGGAAGAGAAAGTAAACAGGAGGTTGACAGTCTG GCTTCAATGGTTAGTAAGACACTGAAAAACCTGCATCATGACATCAATGACCTCAGACAGGCCTTAGACGAGTCCAG GTCAGGCTGCGATCATTTGCAACTCCTTGCTGCTCAACAGGCTCAGAAGATAATCAAACACGAGTCGCACATACAGGATCTAAGAGAACGGGAAATTCTCCTACTTCAAAGT GTGGAAGAGCTCAATGTCGGGGTAAAGGAAGTAGAACAGGAAGCTGCACGATGGAAAGAGGCATGTGCATTGGAGGTGGAAGCTGGAAAAGCGGCCATTAAAGAACTAAACCAGGAG GTGACCTTGCTCAGAGAAGAACTGCGAAGAGTAAAAGCAGATTTAGATGCTGCAAACAGCAAGATACAGCTAAAAGAGAAATTAGCCGCCAGTGCAATGGCAGCGCAAGCTGCTGCAGATGCATGCCTTAAGCTTGCTGACAGTAGATCTGCTGGGTTACAACAGAGAATAGAAGAGTTGACAAGGCAGATAGAGCAAGAAGATACACATGCAAGAAAAGGGAGAGACAGTGCTCGAAGAAGAATAAGATACGCCTGCTGGCCATGGCAGCGACTTCGAGTCATATCAGCATCCTCTCGTGCTAGGACATGGTTTGTTGATCAGAACGGAAGATTGTTACCAAGGACAGAAGCACCACTTCAAATGAGGATCTGA
- the LOC123167188 gene encoding GDSL esterase/lipase APG — protein sequence MSSSRSSSPAMQRRLVLVALPLLLSCVVDGQVVPAVISFGDSTIDVGNNNYLPGAVFKANYAPYGENFRRHRATGRFSDGKIVTDITAETLGFEGYAPPYLSPLASGKNLLTGANFGSAASSYSDDTAAMYDAITLSQQLKYYKEYRSKLAAVAGRRQARTILAEALYVVSTGTGDFIQNYYHNASLSARYDVDRYCDLLVGIFSGFADELYRLGARRIGVTTMPPLGCLPATIRLYGKGRSRTGCLPRLNRDAETFNRKLNATVGALVRRHAGLKVAVFDVYTPLRGLSERPAAHGFAEARRTCCRTGKAGTRVYLCDPATAARMCRNASSYVYFDGVHPSEAANLVVAESLVSAGIDLLT from the exons ATGTCGTCGTCCAGGAGCAGCTCACCGGCGATGCAACGGAGGCTTGTGCTGGTGGCACTGCCTCTGCTCCTCTCCTGCGTCGTCGACGGGCAGGTGGTGCCGGCGGTGATCTCGTTCGGCGACTCGACCATCGACGTGGGCAACAACAACTACCTCCCCGGCGCCGTCTTCAAGGCCAACTACGCGCCGTACGGGGAGAACTTCCGGCGCCACAGGGCCACCGGCAGGTTCTCCGACGGCAAGATCGTCACCGACATCACCG CTGAAACGCTCGGCTTCGAGGGCTACGCGCCGCCGTACCTGAGCCCGCTGGCGTCGGGGAAGAACCTGCTCACCGGCGCCAACTTCGGCTCCGCCGCGTCCAGCTACTCCGACGACACGGCGGCCATGTAT GACGCAATCACGCTGTCGCAGCAGCTCAAGTACTACAAGGAGTACAGGTCGAAGCTGGCGGCGGTGGCCGGTCGGCGGCAGGCGCGCACCATCCTCGCCGAGGCGCTGTACGTCGTGAGCACCGGCACGGGCGACTTCATCCAGAACTACTACCACAACGCCTCCCTGTCCGCCCGCTACGACGTCGACCGCTACTGCGACCTCCTCGTCGGCATCTTCTCCGGCTTCGCCGAC GAGCTGTACAGGCTGGGGGCGCGGCGGATCGGCGTGACGACGATGCCACCGCTGGGGTGCCTGCCGGCGACGATCAGGCTGTACGGCAAGGGCCGGAGCCGCACCGGGTGCCTGCCGAGGCTCAACCGTGACGCCGAGACCTTCAACCGGAAGCTGAACGCCACCGTGGGGGCGCTGGTGAGGCGGCACGCGGGGCTCAAGGTGGCCGTCTTCGACGTCTACACGCCGCTCCGGGGCCTCTCCGAGAGGCCGGCCGCGCACGGCTTCGCGGAGGCCAGGAGGACGTGCTGCCGGACGGGGAAGGCCGGGACGAGGGTGTACCTCTGTGACCCGGCGACGGCGGCCCGGATGTGCCGGAACGCCAGCAGCTACGTGTACTTCGACGGCGTGCACCCGTCGGAGGCGGCCAACCTGGTCGTCGCCGAGTCCCTGGTGTCGGCCGGCATCGACTTGCTCACCTAG